The Akkermansia sp. N21116 genome includes a region encoding these proteins:
- a CDS encoding OsmC family protein, translating into MNYNTKTVYEGQGRCLTTHIASGKKFATDLHRDLGGLEDNPAPAELLGATLASCMMSLVSYLAGRKDIDVKGMSIEAQPVTEGLKITGFNLLITMPLSSNHPSRQALEQSAQTCPVKQALDPSIKITQEWKWIG; encoded by the coding sequence ATGAATTACAATACGAAAACCGTTTATGAAGGCCAGGGCCGTTGCCTGACCACCCATATTGCATCCGGCAAAAAATTCGCCACCGACCTGCACCGGGATCTCGGTGGGCTGGAGGATAATCCGGCTCCGGCCGAATTGCTGGGAGCAACTCTTGCCTCCTGTATGATGAGCTTGGTATCTTACCTCGCCGGGCGCAAAGACATTGACGTCAAAGGAATGAGCATCGAAGCCCAGCCGGTTACAGAAGGTTTGAAAATCACGGGATTCAATCTGTTGATTACCATGCCCCTATCCTCCAACCATCCCTCTCGCCAGGCCCTGGAACAATCCGCCCAGACTTGCCCGGTCAAACAAGCGCTGGATCCTTCCATCAAAATCACGCAAGAATGGAAGTGGATCGGCTAA
- a CDS encoding VWA domain-containing protein produces MSFLYPHVLYALILPALLLIASGLLMRRRSRKWEELVSRDHVQELVVRPSVWKRLLTLTFGLLALCLLILALARPYSGTREVPTIHKGHNIMLAIDVSRSMLTRDVTPSRLERAKTAAFDLLDALPEDNFGLIIFSGEAHLLIPLTHDHSAVREAIEQLEFGWISYGGTNMKNVLQLALNTFKRDKGESTNALVILSDGEDTVNLDYNTALDARESKLIVIAAGIGTVNGDAIPDSSNPDGLYRDARGQHVISKLVPESLETLARETGGQYIHLGAGTNLSALVKDVSRKLDEQENRDEVHTIPNDKYYLFAIPSLLCFILCLLAGTKWRKWRIATRNSAAILPCLLIMAGFGLTTVHAAELAPGVRESLKQGKYDEAVKLLDTYGTSSNMTPEDQARLAFARGYALLKKGKDAEATQSFSQALLSEDEALQSAAHYNIGNTVAERAFHLLAPPQPDQNKDIEEVSSNQAPTPQRPGKEQIEEAQKLIQEAIEHYDDALKLNPSLKTAVNNKKKLTEYLEQLKQQQQDQNKDQNQDQNKDQNKDQNKDQNKDQNKDQNKDQNKDQNKDQNKDQNKDQNKDQNKDQNKDQNKDQNKDQNKDQNKDQNKDQNKDQNKDQNKDQNKDQNNPQNKTPNPIDLKKDQEKESVSGQQQSAEQQNQQLQQAQVQESKEEQEKKEAARILFERRDQEKGSPIPQNPYIFTPDKDY; encoded by the coding sequence ATGTCATTCCTTTACCCCCATGTTCTCTATGCGTTGATTCTCCCGGCACTCCTTCTGATTGCCTCCGGACTCCTCATGCGCCGCCGTTCCCGCAAATGGGAGGAGCTCGTCTCCAGAGACCATGTCCAGGAACTCGTCGTCCGCCCCTCCGTCTGGAAAAGGCTGCTTACTCTTACTTTCGGTCTACTCGCCCTCTGCCTCCTCATTCTGGCATTGGCCCGGCCCTATTCAGGAACAAGAGAAGTCCCCACCATACACAAAGGCCATAATATCATGCTTGCCATCGACGTCTCCCGCTCCATGCTCACCCGAGACGTCACCCCTTCCCGCTTGGAAAGAGCCAAAACTGCCGCTTTCGATTTGCTCGACGCCTTGCCGGAAGACAACTTCGGCCTTATCATCTTCTCCGGAGAAGCACATCTCCTCATTCCCCTGACCCACGACCATAGCGCTGTCCGGGAAGCCATCGAACAACTTGAATTCGGCTGGATTTCCTACGGCGGAACCAACATGAAAAACGTCCTCCAGCTTGCCCTTAATACCTTCAAGCGAGACAAAGGAGAATCCACAAACGCCCTCGTCATCCTCAGCGACGGTGAAGATACCGTCAACCTTGACTACAACACTGCACTCGACGCTCGGGAATCCAAACTCATCGTCATCGCGGCAGGTATCGGCACCGTCAACGGAGACGCCATCCCCGACTCATCCAATCCTGATGGGTTATACCGCGATGCCCGAGGGCAGCATGTCATCTCCAAACTCGTTCCGGAATCACTCGAAACCCTGGCTCGTGAAACCGGAGGACAATACATCCACCTTGGAGCAGGCACCAACCTCTCGGCTCTCGTTAAAGACGTTTCACGTAAACTGGATGAGCAGGAAAACAGAGACGAAGTCCACACAATTCCAAACGACAAATATTACCTCTTCGCCATACCTTCCCTCCTATGCTTCATTCTCTGCCTCCTGGCCGGAACCAAATGGAGAAAATGGAGGATTGCCACCCGCAACTCTGCAGCAATCCTGCCCTGCCTGCTTATCATGGCAGGATTCGGACTGACTACCGTCCATGCAGCCGAACTGGCCCCCGGAGTACGGGAATCTCTGAAACAGGGAAAATACGATGAAGCAGTCAAACTGTTGGACACCTATGGGACATCCTCCAACATGACACCGGAAGATCAAGCCCGCCTCGCCTTCGCTCGCGGGTATGCCCTGCTCAAAAAAGGCAAGGATGCCGAAGCCACTCAGTCGTTTTCACAAGCGCTTCTTTCCGAAGACGAAGCTCTTCAATCTGCGGCTCATTATAACATAGGAAACACGGTAGCTGAACGGGCATTCCATTTACTCGCTCCTCCCCAGCCTGATCAAAACAAGGACATTGAAGAAGTATCCTCGAACCAAGCACCTACCCCACAGAGGCCAGGCAAAGAACAGATCGAAGAAGCACAAAAATTAATCCAGGAAGCCATCGAACATTATGATGATGCTCTCAAACTTAATCCTTCTCTCAAAACTGCCGTTAACAATAAAAAAAAGCTGACCGAATATCTGGAGCAACTTAAGCAACAACAGCAGGATCAAAACAAGGACCAGAATCAGGACCAGAACAAGGACCAGAACAAGGATCAGAACAAGGATCAGAACAAGGATCAGAACAAGGATCAGAACAAGGATCAGAACAAGGATCAGAACAAGGATCAGAACAAGGATCAGAACAAGGATCAGAACAAGGATCAGAACAAGGATCAGAACAAGGATCAGAACAAGGATCAGAACAAGGATCAGAACAAGGATCAGAACAAGGATCAGAACAAGGATCAGAACAAGGATCAGAACAAGGATCAGAACAAGGATCAGAACAAGGATCAAAACAACCCTCAGAATAAAACGCCCAATCCTATTGATTTAAAAAAAGACCAGGAAAAGGAAAGCGTCTCCGGTCAACAGCAAAGTGCGGAACAGCAAAACCAGCAACTTCAGCAAGCCCAAGTACAGGAATCCAAGGAAGAACAGGAGAAGAAAGAAGCAGCCCGCATTCTGTTTGAACGTCGAGACCAAGAAAAAGGTTCTCCTATCCCCCAAAACCCCTACATTTTCACTCCGGACAAGGATTATTAA
- the aroA gene encoding 3-phosphoshikimate 1-carboxyvinyltransferase, whose product MNLQSHRTAPLAGELLVPGDKSISHRAAILGGLAEGTTEISNYLCSEDCLNTLRAMEQLGARVEVLENREGYGPTRFRITGVGMRPVPPMQPIDCGNSGTGMRLMAGMLAACPFDSEMFGDASLCSRPMGRIMIPLALMGAHIEAQGAKEGCAPLFIHAGHVHPINYTLPMASAQVKSAILLAGMFAHGTTTVYQPAQTRDHTERLFRHFDIPCTVNGLDVSVHGPASPQARDLTVPADISSAAFWIVAAATRPNSELTLRNVGLNPTRDAILHALRRMGADITVSATSSPTEGEPYGDITIRGTGRLHGTELLREEIPNLIDEIPILAVAAALADGDTVIRNARELRVKETDRIATTAANLRAMGAAVDEYDDGMVIHGNASLTGCCLDSFGDHRIAMSFLVAGFSAEGTTILENTDCIATSYPGFASDLERFLRI is encoded by the coding sequence ATGAATCTGCAATCTCACCGTACAGCTCCCCTGGCCGGAGAACTTCTCGTTCCCGGAGATAAAAGCATCTCCCACCGCGCCGCCATCCTCGGAGGTCTGGCAGAAGGCACAACCGAGATTAGTAACTACTTATGCAGTGAAGATTGCCTCAATACGCTCCGAGCCATGGAACAACTCGGAGCTCGTGTCGAAGTCCTTGAAAACCGGGAAGGATACGGTCCTACACGCTTCCGCATCACTGGCGTCGGCATGCGCCCTGTCCCGCCGATGCAGCCGATTGACTGCGGAAACTCCGGTACCGGCATGCGCCTGATGGCCGGCATGCTGGCCGCCTGTCCCTTTGATTCCGAAATGTTCGGTGACGCCTCCCTCTGTTCCCGACCAATGGGACGGATCATGATTCCTCTTGCTCTCATGGGCGCCCATATCGAAGCTCAAGGCGCCAAGGAAGGCTGCGCCCCCCTATTCATCCACGCCGGGCATGTACATCCCATCAATTATACGTTGCCTATGGCCAGCGCGCAGGTAAAAAGCGCCATCCTTCTGGCTGGGATGTTTGCCCATGGCACCACAACCGTCTATCAGCCCGCCCAGACGCGGGACCATACGGAACGCCTCTTCCGACATTTCGATATCCCCTGTACCGTCAACGGGCTAGACGTTTCCGTACACGGTCCTGCTTCCCCACAAGCCCGCGATCTGACTGTCCCGGCCGACATCTCGTCTGCCGCATTCTGGATAGTCGCCGCCGCTACGCGCCCGAATTCCGAACTAACCCTCCGCAATGTGGGATTGAACCCGACACGCGATGCAATCCTGCATGCCTTGCGCCGCATGGGAGCCGACATCACCGTCTCCGCCACCTCATCCCCGACAGAAGGAGAACCCTACGGAGACATCACTATCCGAGGAACAGGCCGTCTCCACGGAACGGAACTGCTCAGAGAAGAAATCCCCAATCTCATTGACGAAATCCCCATTCTGGCCGTAGCTGCCGCCCTGGCTGACGGAGATACCGTCATCCGCAACGCCCGGGAACTCCGGGTCAAGGAAACGGACCGGATTGCCACCACTGCCGCCAACCTCCGAGCCATGGGAGCCGCCGTAGACGAATACGACGACGGCATGGTCATTCACGGCAACGCGTCACTCACCGGATGCTGTCTGGACAGTTTCGGCGACCACCGCATCGCCATGAGCTTCCTCGTAGCCGGTTTCTCGGCGGAAGGAACAACCATCCTGGAAAATACAGACTGCATCGCCACCTCCTACCCCGGCTTTGCAAGCGATCTGGAACGTTTCCTGCGTATCTGA
- a CDS encoding VWA domain-containing protein, giving the protein MFDNLQFAHSAWLYVLPFLLLLVLLRRKRGAEGSIDHPTMRFIATLSRNPESLAGRIGAILLVLATASLAIALARPQIIDEKSHKIVNGVDIMIAFDLSGSMTTLDMMLQGRRADRLAAAKYVICNFIDKRPDDRIGVIGFAGKTKSFCPLTLDHALPISIIQRFTDKSISADGTAIGSAIAAAATRLEDRKDTKSKIIILITDGASNSGQISPIEAATAAAKLGIKVYTIAVGTESGRLGGSFQIAGDNFDEPTLRKIAEITGGEHFRATDTNKLLLAFSSIDQLEKNEAKLYVIRKEQELFMYFLAASAILAALGLSLQILRPTPAP; this is encoded by the coding sequence ATGTTTGACAATCTTCAATTTGCTCATTCCGCATGGCTTTACGTCCTGCCTTTCCTCCTCCTGCTGGTGCTTCTCCGCAGGAAACGCGGGGCGGAAGGTTCCATCGACCACCCCACCATGCGCTTCATCGCCACCTTGTCCCGCAATCCGGAATCCCTCGCCGGACGCATTGGAGCCATCCTCCTTGTCCTGGCTACAGCCTCCCTGGCTATCGCTCTGGCACGTCCACAAATCATTGATGAAAAATCGCACAAGATCGTCAACGGCGTCGATATCATGATAGCCTTCGACCTTTCCGGCTCCATGACTACGCTGGACATGATGCTTCAGGGAAGGCGTGCCGACCGTCTCGCCGCGGCTAAATACGTCATTTGCAACTTTATCGACAAACGCCCCGACGACCGTATCGGTGTCATCGGTTTCGCCGGTAAAACCAAATCCTTCTGTCCGTTGACCCTGGACCACGCCCTGCCCATTTCCATCATCCAGCGCTTCACCGACAAATCAATTTCCGCAGACGGTACCGCCATCGGCTCGGCTATTGCCGCTGCTGCCACCCGCCTGGAAGACCGAAAGGACACCAAGTCCAAAATCATCATTCTCATCACCGACGGAGCCTCCAATTCCGGCCAAATCTCCCCGATCGAAGCGGCCACTGCCGCCGCCAAGCTGGGTATCAAGGTCTACACGATCGCCGTCGGTACGGAAAGCGGCCGCCTCGGAGGTTCCTTCCAAATCGCGGGAGACAACTTTGACGAACCCACTCTGCGCAAAATAGCGGAAATTACCGGTGGAGAACACTTCCGGGCTACGGATACCAACAAACTCCTGCTCGCTTTCTCCTCCATCGACCAATTGGAAAAAAACGAAGCCAAACTTTACGTCATCCGCAAGGAACAGGAACTCTTCATGTATTTCCTGGCCGCCAGTGCCATCCTCGCCGCTCTGGGGCTCTCCCTGCAGATCCTGAGACCCACCCCTGCACCGTAA
- a CDS encoding fumarylacetoacetate hydrolase family protein codes for MKWKCLFPIASPNAESITAIWLSSRNGYADFSSCGKPALAASYLAADAVQKRQLIQWIADHADEATLIDESLYTLAPSVPCPGKVVCLGKSYADHAREFDGSAPTEPSIFLKATTAVAGAFSPVLIPPGCSRLDYEVELAIVIGEKLKNADSIQAAQAIAGYTMMCDYSERDLQLNRGGQWTKGKSYDTFAPLGPTFVTPDELTDPDNLPIFLKVNGESRQAGNTNQLIMPMAELVSYVSSFMTLLPGDVISTGTPVGVAIGMDPPQFLQPGDIVEWGTPSIGFARQIVEQDTTAS; via the coding sequence ATGAAATGGAAATGCCTTTTTCCCATCGCCTCGCCGAATGCTGAATCTATCACAGCCATCTGGCTGTCGTCACGCAACGGATACGCCGACTTCTCCTCCTGCGGCAAACCGGCTCTGGCCGCATCCTACCTTGCCGCCGATGCTGTACAAAAACGCCAATTGATCCAATGGATCGCCGACCATGCCGACGAAGCCACTCTCATTGACGAAAGCCTCTACACTCTGGCTCCCTCCGTACCCTGTCCCGGAAAAGTCGTCTGCCTCGGAAAGAGCTATGCAGACCATGCCCGGGAATTCGATGGCAGTGCCCCCACGGAACCCTCCATCTTCCTCAAAGCGACAACAGCCGTAGCGGGAGCCTTTTCCCCCGTCCTGATCCCCCCCGGATGTTCCAGGCTTGATTATGAAGTAGAACTAGCCATCGTCATCGGAGAGAAACTCAAAAATGCGGATTCCATCCAGGCAGCCCAAGCTATCGCCGGCTACACGATGATGTGCGATTACTCAGAACGCGACCTTCAGCTCAACCGCGGGGGACAGTGGACCAAGGGCAAGAGCTACGACACCTTCGCCCCTCTCGGCCCAACCTTCGTCACTCCGGATGAACTGACTGATCCGGATAATCTTCCCATCTTCCTCAAAGTCAACGGAGAATCCCGTCAGGCAGGCAACACGAACCAGCTCATCATGCCCATGGCTGAGCTAGTCTCTTACGTTTCCAGCTTCATGACACTCCTGCCGGGAGACGTCATCTCCACCGGTACTCCCGTCGGGGTAGCCATCGGCATGGATCCTCCCCAATTCCTGCAACCCGGCGACATCGTCGAATGGGGAACCCCCTCTATCGGTTTTGCCCGCCAGATCGTCGAACAGGATACAACGGCATCCTGA
- a CDS encoding tetratricopeptide repeat protein — protein MNKLLSIIILILGFALSGWTQVITQWSSQAVVPGEKTLMLVIMTNGEMVQPLPTSRIEGASVRFAARNYMVWNGSPSQRAFYYVAFEVVADKPGIVTIPSIELKGNNGAIYKTAPQSLKVYPFDAIKWTPIPQSGGRRQYGTLWHIDDQTPYVNQPTMTELKFYVPPDIVEYQLPSIKADGLATWRFEPQPSNINIFQFGSALISGYDWKVCSFHSALTPLRSGKVKIGGTETMFALDSSADPILAQFTRNMISIPMEIPEFSFEARPLPPGAPAGFKNAVGQFTIKATTDARDLSANEPISVQITISGTGNINTLSAPEPKDPSRWKLYPANKIGNDEARSLSGSVTFQQLLRPTAETDAVPPFELVYFDPSTQQYELISTPAIPLPWKATAPDLVPASMAAAATPPPAGDVPVAKMTDIYGLVPLTMATSLKTPDSSSWYLLAYLPVLLILAFAGASYIRKKRLQTEESRERMAAFKAIPVKESTPVFLRSIGSFIETYIPESKQDETLRKILATRDELAFLPQDTSDNISDAERKSMVKHVRTILTKLPVVFLLTCLLLPIAMQEVQAAPPIHTKAAPNLLYERGEFTEAAKAYAHAVTEPNQYPGQKALDYYGLGNSLYRLNKPGEAALAYNRALNICPGFTEARKNLEFIERKEGAILPINDQASEWLTFVGYHSLPPIIILSGAVLLTALVLLLLYHRYVILLTVLCVLGGLSMAAAIANRAMYPVIPETVNPSSLLIVTQATPARHAADASSPTLMTLPPSTPLILQAKRGSWYYVRTFTGTPAWIHADSASPVLTKKLPLVRQEN, from the coding sequence ATGAACAAACTATTATCCATCATCATCCTCATATTGGGGTTCGCTTTATCCGGCTGGACTCAGGTGATTACGCAATGGTCGTCCCAAGCCGTTGTCCCGGGAGAGAAAACGCTCATGCTTGTCATCATGACCAACGGAGAGATGGTGCAACCGTTGCCAACCAGCAGGATAGAAGGGGCCAGTGTCCGGTTTGCCGCCCGCAACTATATGGTATGGAACGGTTCCCCTTCCCAACGCGCCTTTTACTATGTCGCCTTCGAAGTTGTTGCCGACAAGCCAGGCATCGTCACCATTCCCTCCATCGAATTAAAAGGCAACAACGGAGCTATTTACAAGACAGCCCCCCAGTCCCTCAAAGTGTATCCATTCGATGCCATTAAATGGACTCCCATTCCCCAATCAGGAGGACGCCGACAGTACGGTACCCTCTGGCATATTGACGACCAGACACCCTACGTCAACCAGCCTACCATGACTGAGCTGAAATTCTATGTTCCGCCGGACATCGTTGAATACCAACTTCCATCCATTAAGGCAGACGGCCTCGCCACCTGGCGTTTCGAACCTCAGCCATCCAATATCAACATCTTCCAATTCGGATCGGCCCTTATCAGCGGTTACGACTGGAAAGTCTGTTCCTTCCACAGTGCCTTGACCCCCCTCCGTAGCGGCAAGGTCAAAATCGGCGGCACGGAAACCATGTTCGCCCTCGATAGTTCTGCGGATCCTATCCTGGCCCAGTTTACGCGCAACATGATTTCCATTCCCATGGAAATTCCGGAATTCAGTTTTGAGGCCCGCCCCCTTCCTCCCGGAGCTCCCGCCGGATTCAAAAACGCCGTCGGTCAATTCACCATCAAAGCCACGACCGATGCCCGCGATCTCAGCGCCAATGAACCCATCTCCGTCCAAATCACCATTTCCGGCACCGGCAATATCAACACTCTCAGTGCCCCGGAGCCCAAAGATCCCTCCCGCTGGAAACTCTATCCCGCCAACAAAATCGGCAATGATGAGGCCCGCAGCCTGAGCGGAAGCGTCACATTCCAGCAGTTGCTTCGTCCGACAGCGGAAACGGATGCCGTACCACCTTTCGAACTCGTCTATTTCGATCCCTCAACACAACAATACGAACTCATTTCCACTCCGGCCATTCCACTTCCCTGGAAAGCCACTGCTCCTGATCTCGTTCCCGCCTCCATGGCAGCCGCTGCAACACCTCCACCTGCCGGAGATGTCCCCGTCGCCAAAATGACCGACATTTACGGACTCGTTCCCCTCACCATGGCCACCAGCCTCAAGACGCCGGATTCCTCCTCGTGGTACCTGCTCGCTTATTTGCCTGTACTACTCATCCTCGCGTTTGCCGGAGCATCGTACATCCGGAAAAAACGCCTCCAGACGGAAGAATCCCGCGAACGCATGGCTGCCTTCAAGGCCATTCCCGTCAAAGAATCCACCCCGGTTTTCCTGCGTTCCATCGGTTCCTTCATCGAAACATACATTCCCGAATCCAAACAGGATGAAACATTGCGGAAAATCCTCGCAACGCGCGACGAACTTGCCTTCCTTCCCCAGGACACCAGCGACAATATTTCCGACGCTGAACGCAAGTCCATGGTGAAACATGTCCGGACAATCCTCACCAAACTCCCCGTCGTGTTCCTGCTGACCTGTCTCCTTCTGCCCATTGCCATGCAAGAAGTCCAGGCCGCCCCGCCTATCCACACGAAAGCAGCACCCAACCTCCTCTACGAACGAGGAGAATTCACGGAAGCCGCCAAGGCATATGCCCATGCAGTCACCGAACCGAACCAATATCCAGGTCAAAAGGCTCTCGACTACTACGGCCTCGGCAACAGTCTCTACAGATTGAACAAGCCCGGAGAAGCCGCCCTCGCCTACAACAGAGCTCTCAACATTTGCCCGGGCTTCACGGAAGCCCGTAAAAATCTCGAGTTCATCGAACGTAAGGAAGGGGCCATCCTTCCCATCAACGACCAAGCCTCCGAATGGCTGACCTTCGTCGGCTACCACTCTCTGCCACCGATCATCATCCTTTCCGGAGCCGTCCTGCTCACAGCCCTCGTCCTGCTCCTTTTATATCACCGCTACGTCATCCTCCTGACCGTATTGTGCGTTCTGGGAGGCCTCTCCATGGCGGCAGCCATTGCCAATAGAGCCATGTACCCGGTCATTCCGGAAACTGTCAACCCGTCCAGTCTGCTCATCGTCACGCAAGCCACCCCGGCCCGCCATGCGGCCGATGCCAGCAGCCCCACTCTGATGACCCTGCCTCCTTCTACGCCGCTCATCCTCCAAGCCAAACGCGGATCGTGGTATTACGTCCGTACGTTCACCGGTACCCCTGCATGGATCCACGCAGACTCAGCCTCTCCGGTTCTCACGAAAAAATTGCCCCTAGTTCGCCAGGAAAACTAA
- a CDS encoding PDZ domain-containing protein, with the protein MNSYNLKLLAAGCGLCIATASAIDRPSSQAQGVQVAPGNAPAPTRILPKQDTPQTPQTAAPQKAGQVRLGIIPGEVPQIVRAQLAMSGYPGVVVESTEPGGPAQKAGLQDLDIILKIGDTPILGVASVKEAVAGKNPGDKVNIQYLRGGKQQDCTLTLEKSLYGDYPHGNLSTDGTLHNDIDRAIGAGRRTFQGGPSPLDDINQAFDMMDRLMNGTGANNPFDRIDRLRSLMNQRMGMPAPPPNALPNTQGAPLQGNFSSSSSSTTSFSDAQGTIRITTSSQGGTRLYVTDANGKLLFEGPYNTDEEKANVPPEIQKRLSNLNIEIDVR; encoded by the coding sequence ATGAACTCCTATAACCTCAAATTACTTGCTGCAGGATGCGGGCTTTGCATTGCTACAGCATCCGCTATTGATCGTCCCTCTTCACAAGCCCAAGGAGTCCAGGTCGCTCCGGGAAATGCTCCCGCCCCTACCCGGATACTCCCCAAGCAGGATACTCCCCAGACACCCCAAACAGCGGCACCTCAAAAGGCGGGACAAGTCAGACTGGGCATTATCCCTGGTGAAGTCCCGCAAATTGTTCGCGCCCAGCTTGCCATGAGCGGCTACCCCGGTGTCGTCGTAGAAAGTACGGAGCCGGGCGGTCCGGCTCAAAAAGCAGGCCTCCAAGATCTCGATATCATCCTGAAAATAGGCGATACCCCTATTCTAGGCGTAGCATCGGTCAAAGAAGCAGTGGCTGGGAAAAATCCCGGGGACAAGGTCAACATCCAATACTTGCGCGGAGGAAAACAACAGGATTGCACCCTCACTCTGGAAAAATCCCTCTATGGCGATTATCCTCATGGGAATCTTTCTACCGACGGAACTCTTCATAACGATATCGATAGAGCCATCGGAGCCGGACGTAGAACATTCCAGGGAGGCCCTTCACCGCTGGATGACATAAACCAGGCATTCGATATGATGGATCGCCTCATGAACGGAACGGGCGCCAACAATCCCTTCGACAGGATTGATCGGCTCCGTTCCCTGATGAATCAGCGCATGGGTATGCCGGCACCGCCTCCCAACGCCCTCCCCAATACGCAGGGAGCCCCCCTGCAAGGGAACTTCAGCTCGTCTTCATCATCCACGACCAGTTTTTCCGATGCCCAGGGCACCATCCGTATCACGACAAGCTCCCAGGGAGGAACCAGACTTTACGTTACGGACGCGAACGGCAAGCTTCTATTCGAAGGCCCGTACAACACTGATGAGGAAAAAGCCAATGTCCCTCCGGAAATTCAAAAAAGGCTCAGCAATCTCAACATCGAAATCGATGTGAGATAA
- a CDS encoding RNA polymerase sigma factor, producing the protein MNNTLPQDDEYENGSARDWEAWLKEHAARIYLFARQQARTQEDAEDIVQEALVRLARKEASGEFIGGREAWLPFVYTSIRRIAIDFRRRDDRRTRREQTSADDTTDLLNDPWFSSESGEDELRNLLDRQLKKLPGKFSEVIILKIWGEQTFQQIADTLGISLNTVASRYRYGLEQLRKAISGQKDDYQY; encoded by the coding sequence ATGAACAACACTCTTCCACAGGACGACGAATACGAGAATGGCAGTGCCCGGGACTGGGAAGCCTGGCTCAAGGAACATGCCGCCCGCATTTACCTCTTTGCCAGACAGCAGGCACGCACGCAGGAAGACGCAGAAGACATCGTCCAGGAAGCTCTCGTCCGGCTGGCTCGCAAAGAAGCATCGGGCGAGTTCATCGGAGGAAGAGAAGCCTGGCTGCCTTTCGTCTATACCTCTATCCGCCGTATTGCCATCGACTTCCGCCGCCGGGACGACCGCCGCACCCGGAGGGAACAAACCAGTGCGGACGACACAACGGATCTCTTAAACGATCCCTGGTTCAGCAGCGAATCCGGAGAAGACGAACTACGCAACCTGCTGGACCGTCAATTGAAAAAACTGCCCGGTAAATTTTCCGAGGTCATTATCCTCAAGATATGGGGAGAACAAACTTTCCAGCAAATAGCCGATACTCTAGGCATTTCGCTGAACACGGTTGCCTCCCGCTACCGATATGGTTTGGAACAGCTCCGCAAAGCTATTTCAGGACAAAAAGACGATTATCAATATTAA